The following nucleotide sequence is from Nautilia sp. PV-1.
GAAAGATGTGATTTTGCAAATTTTTCGAATTCATCTTTCGGAAGAGGTTTGGCAAAATAATATCCCTGATAATATTCACATCCCAGAGATTTAAGTATTTCAAACTGCTTTCTTGTTTCAACCCCTTCGGCAATTGTTTCAAGATGCAGGTTTTCCGCCATATTCAAAATAGTCTGTACGTATATTTTCCCCTCTTCACTGTAAATTTCATCTACAAATGATTTATCTACTTTTAACACATCTATTTCAAATTCTCTTAAAAACGACAAAGAAGAATAACCGGTACCAAAATCGTCAAGGCTTATTTTTAAGCCGTAACGTCTGATTTCTTCAATTATTTTTTTTGCCTTTTCTCTTTCCTGAATAAAAACTGATTCCGTTATTTCCATTTCAAAAAGTTTTCTGTTGGTATCCTTAAAACACTTTTTTAAATCATTTAAAAAACTGTCGCTTCTGAACTGTACAGGTGAAACGTTAAAAGATATTCTGAGATTTTTAAGAGGAGTATTTTCCCACTCTTTTTGAGTTTTTACAACTTCCTGCATTACCCAGTTTCCAAGTTTAATAATAAAACCGCTTTTTTCCGCAATGGGAATAAAGTCCGCCGGCGAGATAACTTTTCCGTTACGGTTCCATCTTATTAACGCTTCACATCCTATAATTTTTTCGTTTATATCAAATTTACCTTGATAAAAGAGCTCAAATTCGTTATTTTCCAAAGCTTTGTTCATTGTCGTTTTGATTTCGATCTCTTTATTAACGTCTTGTTTTAATTTTTCGTCAAATATAACATATTTGTTTTTACCTCTATTTTTGGCCTCATACAGTGCGATATCGGCAAACTTCAAAAGTTCCTCCACGCTTTTTGCGGTTTTAGGAAATTCCGCCACACCCATACTGACCGTTGTAGAAATAGTTTGATTATGAATAGTCCAGGTTCTGTTTAAACTGTCTAGCAGCAAGTTAAGTCTTTTTAAAAGCTCTTCATTGTTTTTATACTCCTGAAAAACAATTACAAATTCATCTCCTCCTATTCTCGCAACTATTTCACCGTTTTTAATATGTTTTGCAAGTATGGCCGATATTTCTATAATTATTTCATCACCAACGGAATGTCCGAAAAAATCGTTAATATCTTTAAAATTGTCTATATCAATAAAAACAAGGGCAAATTTCTGATTTTCATTTATCAGTTTTATAAGATATTTATTAAGATAATTTCTGTTTTTGAGTCTTGTCAAAGGATCTGTAATGGCGCTTATTTTTAATTTTTCAATATATTCGTTTAAAGCGTTAAACGTTTCTGCCAAAGTTTCTTTAATATCGTTAAACTCATAAATTAAAAACTTCTCCGGTTTTGTTGTTCTTTTATCCGCGTACTGTTTAAGCTTTAAAAGAGGATTCACTATAACCAGTTTATAAACAGAACGCAGCACAAAAACAAAAAATATCAATACTAACACAAATAAAACTATATATTTTATTTTCAGATACGTAAACACTTTTTCAAGATAGTCTTTGCTTG
It contains:
- a CDS encoding bifunctional diguanylate cyclase/phosphodiesterase; the encoded protein is MKIKNFLILVNLFVMTVFLGMFYYIYVQQKKELVKVISNDIFQTLNNVSYSFSKVMNNNSDYMILKPILDRKSTSDFFDGFILATSDDRVLFKSGDMSLKIPQPEKIQYNLNKIGLNTLLHKKAYVITIQYYKNNKFKTLKLYLFPSKDYLEKVFTYLKIKYIVLFVLVLIFFVFVLRSVYKLVIVNPLLKLKQYADKRTTKPEKFLIYEFNDIKETLAETFNALNEYIEKLKISAITDPLTRLKNRNYLNKYLIKLINENQKFALVFIDIDNFKDINDFFGHSVGDEIIIEISAILAKHIKNGEIVARIGGDEFVIVFQEYKNNEELLKRLNLLLDSLNRTWTIHNQTISTTVSMGVAEFPKTAKSVEELLKFADIALYEAKNRGKNKYVIFDEKLKQDVNKEIEIKTTMNKALENNEFELFYQGKFDINEKIIGCEALIRWNRNGKVISPADFIPIAEKSGFIIKLGNWVMQEVVKTQKEWENTPLKNLRISFNVSPVQFRSDSFLNDLKKCFKDTNRKLFEMEITESVFIQEREKAKKIIEEIRRYGLKISLDDFGTGYSSLSFLREFEIDVLKVDKSFVDEIYSEEGKIYVQTILNMAENLHLETIAEGVETRKQFEILKSLGCEYYQGYYFAKPLPKDEFEKFAKSHLS